The window GTCTTTTTTTTACTTTTTCGATAATTCTACGGTTTTTACTACCTATAACCATTTTGGTTTTTTCATTAGTAAAAACCTTTTTTTTATCTTTTTTTGGATATGGCAGAATATAAGATTTCAATTTATCCTCTCTATTAAAATTTTCTTTTAATTCAATGTTTTTTACATTATGAGTTTTCTTTGAATGTGTAATACTTATATATCCATATTCTTTACCCAGATCATCATATACTAATGCTGGATGTTTAGATCGATGATTAAACATAAATTTACTGCGTTTTAATCTAGGCATTTAATCTCCTATTTTTACACCCAACTTAATGGTGGTAATTTTTCAATGTTATAACAAACCCAACAACACGCTTTATTAAATGCTGTGGTTTTTCCTAAAAATTTAATTCTATCTTTAAAGATAATTATTGAAATCTTATCTTTATATTTTTCATATAGATTAGCTCTATATTTTGTTTCTAAAGTTGATAAAGGCAGTAATAGTGCAAATGATTTAATCTGACCTTTATCAATTAAATCAAACGAACGTTTAATAATCTCATTCTGTTGTTCAAAAGGAGGATTACTTATCATCAAATCACAATTATCAGGTGGATTCGTGATAAAGAAATCATTCCCTAAATCATCAAAAATATGTGTAGCTTTATATTTAATATTTAATTCTTCAGCTTTATATTTAAATTCGCTATCATAATTATTAAATGGTAACCAAACACTTTTAAAGTCGCTAATTCCAATTAAGTTATATATTTGTTCAACGACTTTCCTAGGAGTTGCAACATGATTCTTATCAATCAAACAATTTTCTTCATATGTAATAGGAATTAATTGATTCATCATAATCCTCAAACTTTATATCTAATCTTTTGACTTCTTTTTTATCAACATCAAGTTCAATAAATGTTATGTTGTTATTCTTCAAAAGAGTTGTTATTTCTTGTATTAAATCATTTAATGTATCTAAAATTTTATATTTATCTTTAATCATCTTAGTTCCTCAAGTCTTTCATTAAAGAATAATAGAGCTAAATTATAATCTTTAAATGTTTCATATCCCCATGGAGTATAAACTATAAAATGGATTAAAAATGGAGATGTAAACTTTACTAAAATAATATTATCCGAGTTAAATATCACTTCTGTTTTAATTGCCATAATAAATTCCTCTTATCTATCTTTTTTTGTTGTTACTTTTTCGACTACAACTTCAGAGTCGTAAAACTATTAAATGTTAAATATTTGAATATATTCCAATACGCAGCTTACTGGTATTGCATATGCTGTAATGAATTGTCCTTGATCAGTTGATGATACTCCAAAATTAATACCTACTAATTTTCCATATCTATCAAATAATCCTCCACCACTAAAGCCTCTTTCTATTTCACAAGAATGGTCAATAATATCAAACTGTGAATTAGCAAATTTTCCTAAGCCATTAAAATATCCCATTTCAATCTTTTTCTCATCATTAACATAGCCTATTGATGTTACTAAATCCGAAATGTTTAAGGGGCTAACCCGAATTATCACTGGTGATAATTCAACTTCCGTTTTAGTAAATTTAATTAATGCTAAATCATAAAATTGAGATATCAATTTATGTGAAGTATTAATTACCATGATTTCACCATCATACTGATTTCCATAAAAGTCTGTTAATTTTAATTCAACAGCTGTGAAATCAGGATGATTAATCGCATGATAATTTGTTACTACGTAATAGAAATTATCATCGGATGAAATAATAACTGCTGAAGCATTAGCTTCTAGTTGTTCATTATTTCTGACCAATTTATAATTCAATTTCATAACTGATTGATTAGCAGTAGGTGAATTATCTTCAATACCTGGATCAGTTATTACTTCTTTTTCTTTTGGCTCAATTAAGAATATTCCTAGTCCAATAAAGACTACTGCAATTATTAAGATAATTTTCTTCATAATTACCTCTTTAGAGGGTTACCATAAATTGTTAAACCTTTTAAATGCATTTCTTTTTTATGATCCATCAATGCTTTAAAATCAGCTTCATAATAAGGTACTCTATCTTTAAGAGTTGGTATATTTTTATAATCCTTAACTTTTTTCTTTTGATTCAAAATTCTTTCTACGAAACCCTGTTTTTCTTTCATCGAAAGCTTAGAGGTTTTCATTCGCTCTAATGTTCTTTTTGTCATCACATAGCTATCTATAACATCACTATCAAAATGATTCATCAGATCACATCCTTATTTTTAGTTTTCAGTTCTAATGTTCTTCTATTTTCTCTTCCTAAATCCTCATAATACTTATCAAAATAATTATTTACATTAGAAAGAGATATTTTATTTTCATCGTTTATATCTTGAGTTAACATAACGTATGATAAGACTTCACAGACATCCGTTCTATTTTCATAAGGTATTTGAGGAAGTCCATCCGATACATACATTTCTTTTAAAATATTTTGTTCAAAACTAATATCAGCAAGTGTCTTTTCCGGTTTACCCATCTTTCTTAAATAAGCATTTAATCTATTAAGATGTTTTTGTTTAAACTTACTATCTCCCATTAGTTGGTACATTGCATTTCCAAAATCTCCATCATATGCATAGTACATTTCTAATAGCGTAGTAGCCATATCACTGTTAAACCACTTTATTTTTTTCTCAATCGTAGTATCAATCTTATTTTTACTTCTTAAATCTATTTTTTCTAAACTATCCGTAAATTCTTTCCATGCCGGTAAAGTATTCCATCTTCTCTTGTTGTCATCATTTGGATTGAATTCTTTTATATCTAAACAAGTCAGTAAAAGCTGTTTTGCATAAGACATAAATGTTTGTGAATCATCATGATCAACTGATACCGTATAAAGTTCCATTACCTGTAGTGCTTTTTCATCAGTAAATCTCATTTCATAACGATACCAAACCGGAGTATTTAAATCAGGTTGATCCATCTGATCACGTTCTAATCTTTTATCATATATTTGAAGTTGATTAGAGCCTCTAGCTCCAAACGTTAATGTAAAACCTTGAGATTCACTTGCTTCCCCTAATGTCCATCCCCTATGTAATGTAACTGTTCTAAATTGAGTTACAACATGGTTTTGTTCTACATAAGGAAGAATTTGATATGGTGTGATGATATTTCCATCATAATCATCAATGGCTAAGTCTAATCGACCAACCTTAATAAATGAATCGCCATGGAATCTAAAGAATTGAAATAGTTTGACCCAATTTCCACCCATGATTTCAAAAGCTCTACAACCCTGACCAGTTAATGTAAGTGTAATTGGATATTTTTCTCGCTTATTTTGATTTCCACCATAAAATAACCAAATAAATTCATCTACATAATAACCATGCAAGTAACCAAACTGACCTTTTGGCATTCTTTCTAAATTATTGATATTTGTATTTCTTTTTAACAAACCCAACAATTCATTAAGCAGTGGTGAATTCATATCCAACTCATAATAAAACTTATCGTTCTTTTTGACATCAATGAAATCAAACGTTACTTGAAACCAGTCAATCTTAACTTCTTTTCCATGAACGTAGTTATCTAAGAAAAAATCATGATTTGTACAGGTAAGGGGGCTGTTAGACCCCCCCCACGAAACTTTTAAATCATTTTTACTTTCCATTTTCATTAGATTCATTCGCTCCTGGATCAACATTATTGAGAGTTTCTTCTTTCATTTTTAAATGATTTTCTTGATATAACTCATTTCTATAACGTTGTTCACTTATAAAGCGAAGATAAGATCTAATGATGAAAAAGTAAACGAGGAGTAAGTGTATAATATTTGAAAAAATAATAATTATTATTGCCCTAGTTAAACTCAAAATTACCATCTCCATTCTCTTTATCATCACTATCCGTTTGATCAAAGAACTTATTATTGGTAAATGGATTAACTACTTCTGATCTAGTATTTGAATTTCTTAATAAATCTTGTTGCATTGAAGCGTATAGATGTGTATTGTAAGTACCCCAACAATATGTTGTAGGTATGCAAAGTTTAATATAATCACGCTCAGCTGTTGCTCTTTCGATATCTTCAGCTTTATCAATCATATATCCTGTATAAACATTCAGACCAATTGAATCAAAAAAATTCTTATGGTAATAAAGTTTATTTTCTTGTTTACGAATGATTCCAACTTTTGCGTGTCTAATATCATATATTTCATGAAAAGTAAGATAATCTTTTCTAAGTAATCTTCTAAAAAGATGACCAAAGGATATTGGATAAACAACCAATAATGTATAGATTTTAACTGGAAGAAAATAGATGAATTCAATCGTTTTATAAAGCAGTTTATAATTCCCAATTGTGTAAACACTCTGATCAAGAATAACGTGTGTATGTGTTAGATTTCTATACTTCTTAACCTCATCCATAACATCTTG of the Acholeplasma hippikon genome contains:
- a CDS encoding S1 family peptidase codes for the protein MKKIILIIAVVFIGLGIFLIEPKEKEVITDPGIEDNSPTANQSVMKLNYKLVRNNEQLEANASAVIISSDDNFYYVVTNYHAINHPDFTAVELKLTDFYGNQYDGEIMVINTSHKLISQFYDLALIKFTKTEVELSPVIIRVSPLNISDLVTSIGYVNDEKKIEMGYFNGLGKFANSQFDIIDHSCEIERGFSGGGLFDRYGKLVGINFGVSSTDQGQFITAYAIPVSCVLEYIQIFNI
- a CDS encoding replication initiation factor domain-containing protein, translating into MESKNDLKVSWGGSNSPLTCTNHDFFLDNYVHGKEVKIDWFQVTFDFIDVKKNDKFYYELDMNSPLLNELLGLLKRNTNINNLERMPKGQFGYLHGYYVDEFIWLFYGGNQNKREKYPITLTLTGQGCRAFEIMGGNWVKLFQFFRFHGDSFIKVGRLDLAIDDYDGNIITPYQILPYVEQNHVVTQFRTVTLHRGWTLGEASESQGFTLTFGARGSNQLQIYDKRLERDQMDQPDLNTPVWYRYEMRFTDEKALQVMELYTVSVDHDDSQTFMSYAKQLLLTCLDIKEFNPNDDNKRRWNTLPAWKEFTDSLEKIDLRSKNKIDTTIEKKIKWFNSDMATTLLEMYYAYDGDFGNAMYQLMGDSKFKQKHLNRLNAYLRKMGKPEKTLADISFEQNILKEMYVSDGLPQIPYENRTDVCEVLSYVMLTQDINDENKISLSNVNNYFDKYYEDLGRENRRTLELKTKNKDVI